GCCCCAGCGAGCTTCCCGTGGAAAGACAAAGTATCAATGACAACGACAACGCTGTCAGGATCGCCATGATTTGGTCATAGACGATTGCGAAGACCATTACGGTGACTACCAGAGGCAGTACTTCTGCACGCCAGGGATCGTAGGAAAGAATCCTACCCAGAAACACGGTCAAGACAATGACGCTCAGATAGATACTCAATCTGCTGACCGTTCTGGCAACAGCCCTTTTATTTCTCAGCAGATGATATCCGTTTAAGACTGCCAGTACGATAAACATCAGAAAAATGAAGCTGACGCGCACTACCCGTTCGTAATAGGGGACAGCTTTTTCTTTCGTTTCATACTCGGCTCTTAGCAGAGTCAGCTGATTGTCTTCGATCAATTGACCAGGTTCGACCAGAACTGTTCCCCTCTGGAAAGTATCGTAGACCTCTTCAACTTTCTCTCTCGCCTGTTTTCGTTCTGCCTGGGTGCGGGCAGCATCGTAAACCAGTGTTGTCGGAGCCTGGAAATAAATCCAGTGAGACAGCGCCGACTTCATGGAATCAAGTTTGGGGAATTTACTCCACTCACGACCGATCACGCTGTTTGCAGAGAGCTGGTCAGGCAGTCGGATATCAAAGCTGGTTACCTTCTTATGTTCTCCCGTGTCTTTGTAGATGATCTCGATTATATCACCGGGTCGAATCTGGTGTTTGGTCAGATCATTTTCGTTGACAATTCCATAGGTTTTGAGTGGTGCAATGAGTGTTGTAAAGTCATCAATGATCGCATCGATCTTTTTAGTATCATTGGAGTCAGGACTGGAAACTTGTGACTTCAGTTCTGCAAAGGTTTGTTCGGACTCCTCCGGGAACTGATCCATAAACTGCTCCAGACGCCGGGAGGCCGTAAGTCCCAGTTCAGCACGGGTGTCGCTGTTCAGTTCATCCAGCGATTTGGCATCGGCGATGGCTTCCAGGTCTTTTTTCAGGAGCTCGGGAAGGCTATTAATCAGATTAGGGTTCTGAATGAAGTAGTACGGAACCTCTGACTCTTTTTGCGTCCGTTCCCGGTCGGTTTCAATGGAGTTGGCAACTTTGAAAGGAACACTGGCCAGAATCCCATGTTCCGAGTACATGCCCAGTCGGTAGGGAAACGGCGCTTTCCAGCTTTCTACGGCAACCATGAGAATCAGGATTGTCAGCAGACAGACGCTCAAGCGGGACAGTGTACCCCGGTTGCTCAGTAATTCGCGCAGCCTCGAACTTAATTTGGAAGAATCACGCAAACTGGCAGCAAGCGCCGTTCGGGATCTTTTAGGACCAAAAAAAGCCATGGAAGCAACCTGAGTCGTTCGAAAAGATGAGATTAAGTTGAGAAAACGCGGTCAGAATCAGTATCAGGAGATGTCTTCGTTCTGGTAAGCCTTGACAATTTCACCTACCAGTCGATGACGCACAATGTCTTCATTCTTTAACTGAGTAAGTCCGACGCCTTTTATGTTTCGCAGGCGATTGATGGCATCCGTCATGCCACATGAGACATCGGGGGGCAAGTCGATCTGGGAGACGTCGCCTGTGACCACAATTTTGGATCCCATTCCCATACGGGTCAGGAACATTTTCATCTGGGTCACTGTTGTGTTTTGAGCTTCGTCCATAATGATAAATGTGTTGTCCAGAGTCCGACCACGCATAAATGCCAGCGGCACGACTTCTACGATATCATTTTCCATGTAACGACTGACCTGCTCATAGTCGAGCAGACTGCCCAGAGCATCCAGGAGCGGACGTAAAAATGGATTGACCTTGGCCAGCATATCGCCCGGTAGGAATCCCAGCTTTTCACCAGCTTCGACTGCGGGGCGGACCAGCACGA
The genomic region above belongs to Gimesia chilikensis and contains:
- a CDS encoding HD family phosphohydrolase — its product is MSVCLLTILILMVAVESWKAPFPYRLGMYSEHGILASVPFKVANSIETDRERTQKESEVPYYFIQNPNLINSLPELLKKDLEAIADAKSLDELNSDTRAELGLTASRRLEQFMDQFPEESEQTFAELKSQVSSPDSNDTKKIDAIIDDFTTLIAPLKTYGIVNENDLTKHQIRPGDIIEIIYKDTGEHKKVTSFDIRLPDQLSANSVIGREWSKFPKLDSMKSALSHWIYFQAPTTLVYDAARTQAERKQAREKVEEVYDTFQRGTVLVEPGQLIEDNQLTLLRAEYETKEKAVPYYERVVRVSFIFLMFIVLAVLNGYHLLRNKRAVARTVSRLSIYLSVIVLTVFLGRILSYDPWRAEVLPLVVTVMVFAIVYDQIMAILTALSLSLILCLSTGSSLGHFVVLMSISSVAVTSLATVSSRSTLIKLGFGMGLTYFLVYWGINLINSQELSNGLIDQQVLWESLQGAGWCLAAGYLVAGSLPFIESLFGVVTDISLLEMSNVSHPLLQELVRRAPGTYNHSISMATIGEAAADKIGANGLLVRVAAYYHDIGKMLKPQYFIENMVVGSESLHDNLAPAMSTLIIIGHVKDGVDLARQHNLPQPIIDFIEQHHGTTLVEYFFREAEKQADQSLDHKTDAEESSFRYPGPKPQTREAGVMMLADAVESASRTLSDPTPKRIKSLVHSLVMKRLLDGQFNECSLTLSEINIVEESLVKSLIGIYHGRIKYPEERSA
- a CDS encoding PhoH family protein, which codes for MSEATLSFSDPDQIPVLLGTHDCHIRQIQDALGVNVVHRGDELRIIGDDSQLQKSLRIFSELRAIIEKTGQLKNEQVQTALFGGNPSSKQEKQTPDSTPSAIDLYEKSRKVHPRTPGQSEYIKSILEHDLVFCTGPAGCGKTFLAVAMAINALRTEQVRKIVLVRPAVEAGEKLGFLPGDMLAKVNPFLRPLLDALGSLLDYEQVSRYMENDIVEVVPLAFMRGRTLDNTFIIMDEAQNTTVTQMKMFLTRMGMGSKIVVTGDVSQIDLPPDVSCGMTDAINRLRNIKGVGLTQLKNEDIVRHRLVGEIVKAYQNEDIS